Proteins co-encoded in one Acidobacteriota bacterium genomic window:
- a CDS encoding carboxypeptidase regulatory-like domain-containing protein has translation MENHVNVNVVNQIKTDKTPKEESTKRQRLRLAVAVLTAFAALCGLAKAFIHQQPIEKIPTNAESLSTQAQTSFAGRVSDRAGKAIPGAVVIATTDQNVGQTIKTDSNGQFQLLLAPTAQTLRLTVTADGFQAVTVQADVHRTGPEEIIMIPGAAIANPAKVEHTRLRGSAPKPVEVAPSSIPQPAAPLPAPIINQGVINNGTNNGVQNSCFYGGCDQHVNVDQSVRVNDPVIPQAYFDQEPFIDYEHPNNMNSNPGQGNQDSVQTLHIHVRGIFDNPVFEISCDSPCNIDRSFMGRRSGSNFIENNTGLYVHRATPDSMHHLIAFEDRLSPTAYFSLRVSSQNRQPVKITSVYSSRLPPGIVN, from the coding sequence GTGGAAAACCATGTTAACGTCAATGTAGTCAATCAGATAAAGACGGATAAAACCCCAAAAGAAGAAAGCACCAAGAGACAGAGGCTGCGCTTAGCAGTTGCAGTGTTAACGGCCTTCGCAGCTTTGTGCGGTCTGGCAAAAGCCTTCATTCACCAGCAGCCCATCGAGAAAATTCCAACCAACGCTGAAAGCCTCTCGACTCAAGCTCAAACCTCGTTTGCAGGCCGCGTTTCTGACCGAGCAGGTAAAGCCATCCCAGGTGCGGTTGTCATAGCTACGACGGATCAGAATGTCGGACAGACAATTAAGACTGACAGCAACGGACAATTTCAGTTGCTCCTCGCGCCGACCGCTCAGACACTCAGGTTGACTGTGACCGCAGACGGATTCCAGGCTGTGACGGTGCAGGCGGATGTCCATCGAACCGGACCGGAAGAAATCATCATGATTCCGGGAGCGGCGATTGCGAACCCGGCAAAGGTAGAACACACACGACTGCGCGGGTCTGCTCCGAAACCTGTGGAGGTCGCACCATCGTCAATACCTCAGCCTGCCGCGCCTCTACCGGCTCCAATAATCAATCAGGGGGTCATCAACAACGGAACAAACAACGGTGTGCAGAACAGTTGCTTCTATGGAGGCTGCGACCAACACGTCAACGTAGACCAGAGCGTTAGAGTGAACGACCCTGTGATACCGCAGGCATATTTCGATCAGGAGCCATTCATTGATTATGAGCACCCCAACAACATGAACAGCAATCCTGGACAAGGGAATCAGGATTCAGTCCAGACTCTTCATATTCATGTTAGGGGCATATTTGACAATCCAGTATTTGAGATTAGTTGCGATAGCCCCTGCAATATAGATCGCTCGTTTATGGGTAGGAGATCAGGGTCTAATTTCATAGAAAATAACACTGGTCTCTATGTACACAGAGCAACGCCAGATTCCATGCATCATTTGATTGCGTTTGAAGACAGGCTATCGCCCACAGCATACTTCTCGCTAAGGGTGAGTTCTCAAAACCGTCAACCTGTCAAAATTACATCTGTTTATAGTTCCAGACTGCCGCCGGGTATTGTGAACTAG
- a CDS encoding phage major capsid protein, giving the protein MDIRSITEQYNKALHDLSAIAQKEMTPENRSAFDALSKTVEEIKGDLERAQRAEEVNASIRSAQNSGRPPRSNPGAEIEGADRKENEKRAFSEWLRTGQVSAENRDFIRRAETRDLGVGPIAGPITGGGVLVPTGFDPQFHIAQKSWGALAGAVRNFNTANGAPLRVSLSDDTANGLSLISEATAVSENDPGVSGFTSNTDEMTTGLVKVSVSLIEDSAFDIDSFVRDTFAKRYYRGLSKFIQQGNGSNIASIVTGAATAVTTAAPTAITYQELLATYAGLDPAYVEQSSFTMSASTRNFLMGLTDNYGRPLLTEAGAVPFGTLFGRPIVISQYADAVAASKTPILFGDLQASYTLRNVNSGMRIVQLRERFAELNEVGYIGYTRAGGFNTSQAGSPSLVALKTHA; this is encoded by the coding sequence ATGGATATTCGTAGCATTACTGAGCAGTACAACAAAGCCCTCCACGACCTCAGCGCGATTGCGCAGAAGGAAATGACGCCTGAAAACCGCAGTGCATTTGATGCGCTTTCCAAGACGGTAGAGGAGATTAAGGGTGACCTGGAGCGTGCGCAGCGTGCAGAGGAAGTGAATGCTTCCATCCGCTCTGCCCAGAACTCAGGCCGTCCGCCCCGCAGCAACCCCGGTGCAGAAATCGAAGGTGCTGACCGCAAGGAAAACGAGAAGCGTGCCTTCTCTGAGTGGCTGCGCACTGGGCAGGTATCGGCAGAGAACCGTGACTTCATCCGCCGTGCAGAGACTCGTGACCTCGGTGTGGGTCCGATTGCTGGGCCTATCACTGGCGGTGGCGTTCTGGTTCCGACTGGCTTTGATCCTCAGTTCCACATTGCTCAGAAGTCGTGGGGTGCTCTCGCTGGTGCAGTTCGCAATTTCAACACGGCGAACGGTGCTCCGCTTCGCGTGAGTTTGAGTGACGACACTGCAAACGGTCTGTCTCTCATCAGCGAAGCAACTGCTGTGAGTGAAAATGATCCTGGCGTAAGCGGGTTCACATCGAACACGGATGAGATGACTACTGGCCTGGTCAAGGTCAGCGTGTCGCTCATTGAAGACAGTGCGTTCGACATCGACAGCTTTGTACGTGACACCTTCGCCAAGCGTTACTATCGAGGTCTCTCGAAGTTCATTCAGCAGGGCAACGGTAGCAACATCGCTTCTATCGTCACTGGTGCTGCCACTGCGGTGACAACTGCGGCTCCCACGGCCATCACATATCAGGAGCTGCTGGCCACATATGCTGGTCTTGATCCTGCATATGTCGAGCAGAGCAGTTTCACTATGAGTGCTTCGACCCGTAATTTTCTGATGGGCCTGACTGACAACTATGGGCGTCCGCTGCTCACTGAGGCAGGAGCAGTGCCCTTTGGCACTCTGTTCGGTCGTCCGATTGTCATCTCGCAGTATGCGGACGCCGTGGCAGCATCGAAGACACCAATTCTGTTTGGCGATTTGCAGGCAAGCTACACGCTCCGCAATGTCAACTCAGGAATGCGTATCGTTCAGCTGCGTGAGCGGTTCGCAGAACTGAATGAGGTTGGCTATATCGGCTACACCAGGGCAGGCGGATTTAACACCTCGCAAGCTGGCTCCCCGAGTCTCGTTGCTCTTAAGACGCACGCCTAA
- a CDS encoding c-type cytochrome: MRHLHRYLAAGTASMVAVLTVLCCSPGLTVASAAGAQAPTTSAFNQGQVRAAEDPAVVAHGKALYGINCQACHGSDLRGGDMGGPNLLRSQIALTDKHGELIVPIIQGARAAQGMPNLGLNDEDAGAVAAYVRSVISTIGGQGAPPGQKKVLDIVVGDAGRGQAYFAAHCSSCHSPTGDLKGIATTFHEPVQLQARWITGGAGGAQASPATKPTVDVTVAPGEKDSGELVRMDDFLVTLRRSDGTERSFTRKGAAPVVVVHDPMQAHREMLSHYTDGDIHDVTAYLVTLK, translated from the coding sequence ATGCGTCATCTTCACCGTTATCTTGCCGCCGGTACTGCATCAATGGTTGCGGTACTCACTGTTCTCTGTTGCTCGCCTGGCCTGACGGTCGCTTCTGCCGCTGGCGCGCAGGCTCCTACCACCTCAGCATTTAATCAGGGGCAGGTTCGTGCCGCTGAAGATCCAGCTGTGGTGGCTCATGGCAAGGCACTGTACGGTATCAACTGCCAGGCATGCCATGGATCGGACCTGCGTGGCGGCGATATGGGTGGGCCCAACTTGTTGCGTTCGCAGATCGCGCTCACCGACAAGCACGGCGAGTTGATTGTTCCCATCATTCAGGGGGCGCGGGCCGCGCAGGGGATGCCGAACCTTGGATTGAATGACGAGGACGCGGGTGCGGTGGCGGCTTACGTGCGTTCGGTTATCTCGACCATAGGTGGGCAGGGTGCACCTCCCGGCCAGAAAAAGGTTCTCGATATCGTCGTCGGCGATGCAGGCCGCGGACAGGCTTATTTTGCGGCGCATTGCTCCAGTTGCCATTCCCCGACAGGAGATTTGAAGGGGATTGCAACGACCTTTCATGAGCCGGTCCAACTACAGGCGCGCTGGATTACCGGTGGCGCTGGCGGTGCACAGGCCAGTCCCGCAACCAAGCCAACGGTCGATGTGACCGTTGCACCGGGAGAGAAGGATTCGGGCGAGCTTGTCCGCATGGATGACTTCCTTGTGACGCTGCGACGCAGTGATGGCACGGAACGCTCGTTTACGCGAAAGGGCGCTGCGCCTGTTGTCGTTGTGCATGACCCGATGCAGGCCCATCGGGAGATGCTCTCCCACTACACGGATGGAGACATCCACGACGTGACTGCTTATCTGGTGACCCTGAAGTGA
- a CDS encoding type II toxin-antitoxin system HicB family antitoxin, whose translation MNQTFRKIIHRYTVEFEQDEESGNWGAFAVDLPIVAAGGDTFEEVEQKMDEGILLHIQGLKEDGLLVPEPSGEFRVIE comes from the coding sequence ATGAATCAGACGTTCCGTAAAATCATCCATCGCTACACTGTCGAGTTCGAGCAAGACGAAGAAAGTGGGAACTGGGGAGCCTTCGCAGTGGATCTCCCAATAGTCGCTGCGGGAGGCGATACATTCGAGGAAGTGGAGCAGAAGATGGATGAAGGCATTCTTCTGCACATCCAAGGACTAAAGGAAGACGGTCTGCTTGTCCCAGAGCCATCCGGCGAGTTCAGGGTTATCGAATGA
- a CDS encoding HK97 family phage prohead protease, with amino-acid sequence MMNHKEIRYQQAKELRVQPNADGSKTISGYCIVYNSPSTDLGGFTEIVAPGAVTASLANNPDVLCLRDHTLTILLGRTTSGTLTLVEDSIGVRFSCKLPNTTQAADVAELIRRGDISGMSFGFVTLEDSWANAGDKLVRSLLKVNLYEISVVSLPAYDATSVSMRSVPDSVRQKLANTKNADATADAERYRRYMKLKLDSLRITAQRTR; translated from the coding sequence ATGATGAACCATAAGGAAATCCGTTATCAACAGGCTAAAGAGCTTCGCGTTCAACCAAACGCAGACGGTTCCAAGACCATTAGCGGCTACTGTATCGTCTACAACTCGCCAAGCACTGATTTAGGCGGGTTCACAGAGATAGTGGCCCCTGGCGCGGTTACAGCGTCGCTGGCAAACAATCCAGACGTGCTCTGTCTCCGGGACCACACACTCACGATCCTCCTGGGCAGGACGACATCAGGAACCTTGACTCTCGTTGAGGATTCCATCGGTGTACGTTTCAGTTGCAAACTGCCCAACACAACGCAGGCAGCAGACGTGGCGGAATTAATCCGACGTGGTGACATCTCGGGGATGAGCTTCGGATTTGTAACCTTGGAAGATTCATGGGCTAACGCTGGCGATAAGCTGGTTCGCTCACTTCTCAAGGTTAACTTGTACGAAATTTCCGTGGTGAGTCTACCTGCGTATGACGCCACATCTGTGTCTATGCGTTCCGTTCCCGATAGTGTGAGGCAGAAACTGGCTAACACTAAGAATGCAGATGCAACAGCGGATGCAGAGCGTTATCGCAGGTACATGAAGCTAAAGCTCGACAGCCTCCGCATCACTGCCCAACGAACCCGCTAG
- a CDS encoding site-specific integrase codes for MNAVQEGVTVGDLCDGLLAQIQTNPQRYKDQLNPPQRLGAIKKQFGNRSAAGLKAFEVSDWLSSLKVAPATSNRYKAMFSAVYKYGKNRSLVTVNPVRDVEPEPVSNGVIRYLTPAEEKRLREVLQQDVDACGPRNPQRRKRMLHRIYEFEVALKTGMRKGEQYGLTWDDVDFHAKEILLRNTKNGASRTVHMIPNVIVAMKALQKMKLGRKDRSEDRPNQSPDNSAFGIGDNKNWWLSALRRAKIKNLRWHDLRHTFCSRLAQQGVSLKVIQEAAGHKTIQMTARYAHLDKTTLVNALNVLND; via the coding sequence ATGAATGCGGTGCAGGAGGGGGTAACGGTCGGAGACCTGTGTGATGGCCTGCTGGCTCAGATTCAGACCAATCCTCAGCGGTATAAAGACCAACTAAACCCTCCGCAACGCCTTGGTGCTATCAAGAAACAGTTCGGCAATCGCAGTGCGGCGGGTCTAAAAGCGTTTGAGGTTAGCGACTGGCTAAGCAGCCTGAAAGTCGCACCAGCCACCAGCAATCGCTATAAAGCCATGTTCTCTGCCGTCTACAAGTACGGCAAGAACAGGTCACTGGTAACAGTCAATCCCGTTCGAGATGTGGAGCCAGAACCAGTCAGCAATGGCGTAATCAGGTATCTCACGCCTGCGGAGGAGAAACGCCTGCGTGAAGTGCTCCAGCAAGATGTAGACGCCTGCGGTCCTCGCAATCCTCAACGGAGGAAGAGAATGCTGCACCGCATTTACGAGTTTGAAGTGGCTCTAAAGACTGGGATGCGTAAAGGAGAACAGTACGGTCTCACATGGGACGACGTGGATTTTCATGCAAAGGAAATCTTGCTCCGGAATACCAAGAACGGAGCCAGTCGCACCGTCCACATGATTCCAAACGTCATAGTGGCGATGAAGGCGCTTCAGAAAATGAAGCTAGGGCGCAAAGACCGCTCCGAGGATAGACCAAACCAGTCACCTGACAACTCGGCGTTCGGTATCGGTGATAACAAGAACTGGTGGCTGTCTGCTCTGCGTAGAGCCAAAATCAAGAACCTTCGCTGGCACGATCTACGTCACACATTCTGCTCTCGACTAGCCCAGCAGGGTGTGAGCCTCAAGGTCATACAAGAGGCAGCAGGACACAAGACAATCCAGATGACTGCACGCTACGCTCACCTCGATAAGACAACACTAGTGAACGCACTGAACGTGCTCAATGACTAA
- a CDS encoding MFS transporter — protein sequence MSRSPRFFERIFRAFRYRDFRLMWMGACVSTIGTFVQQFAQSWLIYDLTKDPFYLGLDLFLGQLPIMMFSLFGGVFADRLDRQKLLLASQYIQMVCAFLLALLFVLHAVQVWHILALSFVVGVGQSFGGPAYSALLPSLVDAEDLSNAIAMNSIQFNLARIVGPTIGGLAYTTLGATWCFTLNGLSYIAVIISLFIIRVKFVPARSSEPVLKSMKEGLRFIRHRDGMIALVILAFCTTLFGFSLNGFLPVFVRNVFHRGPETYTVLLVCSGAGSICGALAVAASEKMKGQGRLTLLILVLLGLIITGFAVSKWLPLSCVLMFLAGAAIMASASFMLSLAQLMTTDAMRGRVMSVYNLAFRAGIPLGALALGKLIPVLGVSKALSGTGLALVGVSFYFLLVNRDSTFQPASRRNGQA from the coding sequence ATGTCTCGCAGCCCTCGTTTCTTTGAACGCATCTTCAGAGCCTTCCGCTATCGCGACTTCCGCTTAATGTGGATGGGGGCGTGCGTATCGACGATAGGGACGTTCGTGCAGCAGTTCGCACAGAGCTGGCTGATCTATGACCTGACGAAAGATCCTTTCTATCTTGGACTGGATCTTTTTCTGGGCCAGTTACCCATCATGATGTTTTCGCTGTTCGGGGGAGTTTTTGCTGACCGGCTGGACCGGCAGAAGCTGCTGCTGGCGTCGCAATACATCCAGATGGTGTGTGCTTTTCTGCTTGCGCTGCTGTTTGTTCTGCATGCTGTTCAGGTGTGGCACATTCTGGCGCTGTCGTTTGTGGTGGGAGTGGGGCAGTCGTTCGGCGGACCTGCCTACTCGGCGTTGCTGCCGAGCCTGGTGGATGCAGAAGATCTATCGAATGCAATCGCGATGAACTCAATCCAGTTCAACCTGGCGCGCATCGTGGGTCCGACGATTGGCGGGTTGGCATACACGACGCTGGGAGCAACCTGGTGCTTCACGTTGAACGGCCTTTCGTATATCGCCGTGATCATCTCGCTCTTCATCATTCGAGTGAAGTTTGTGCCGGCCAGATCGAGCGAGCCGGTGTTGAAGAGTATGAAGGAAGGACTGCGCTTCATACGTCACCGCGATGGGATGATCGCGCTCGTGATCCTGGCATTCTGTACGACGCTGTTCGGTTTTTCGCTGAACGGTTTTCTTCCAGTGTTTGTGCGGAACGTCTTTCATCGGGGGCCTGAGACCTACACGGTATTGCTGGTGTGTTCGGGAGCAGGTTCGATATGCGGTGCGCTTGCCGTTGCCGCGTCGGAGAAGATGAAGGGGCAGGGGCGCCTGACGCTGCTGATCCTCGTCCTGCTGGGGCTCATCATCACGGGGTTTGCCGTGTCGAAGTGGCTTCCGCTTTCCTGCGTGCTGATGTTCCTGGCCGGCGCCGCCATCATGGCATCTGCTTCGTTTATGCTTTCGCTCGCACAACTCATGACGACGGATGCGATGCGCGGGCGGGTGATGAGCGTGTACAATCTGGCGTTTCGTGCGGGCATTCCTTTAGGCGCTCTGGCACTCGGCAAGCTGATTCCCGTTCTGGGCGTTTCAAAGGCGTTGTCGGGGACGGGGTTGGCCCTGGTTGGCGTCTCTTTCTATTTCCTCCTGGTGAATCGCGACTCGACGTTCCAGCCGGCATCGCGGCGGAATGGACAGGCTTGA
- a CDS encoding phage portal protein, whose protein sequence is MIQLGLSPPERRSSLENPQIPLSSPAAFEILGGGWGSDAGEVVNEYTAMRQATVFSCIKTLGESVASLPLCLHKVTDKGITQQVNSPLYRLLSAEPNSEMTAFSFFETLTVHLNLTGNAYAQIQRSNGVPIALWPLHPRLTRPVRLPSGDLAYETEDGGQKRILKASDVLHVPLTSWDGLVGLSPIQQAARAIGLSIGAEKYGSRLFRNGSVPLLALSTAERVKAEDKSRIRADFEALQSGDNQHRVAVLDQNLTLTKIGISPEEAQFLETRAYQRSDIAAIYRVPASFVGEQQKISNSNMQEQNKEFYASTIRALCSRIEAEINRKLFAPTSGLVAKFDLSERLRGDWESVAAAVTTMRQWSIATANEGRHLLGLPSLDNQVWGDSLLIPVNMTVVSATSGEKLLDASASVPAAAAPAPPEGTMADDATTEVGTNDEP, encoded by the coding sequence ATGATTCAACTTGGTCTATCTCCTCCCGAAAGACGCTCCAGTTTAGAAAACCCGCAGATACCCCTATCGAGTCCAGCTGCCTTTGAAATCTTAGGAGGTGGTTGGGGCAGCGATGCGGGCGAAGTAGTAAACGAATATACGGCTATGAGACAGGCAACGGTGTTCAGTTGCATCAAGACATTGGGCGAATCGGTTGCCTCTTTGCCTCTGTGTCTCCACAAGGTGACTGATAAAGGCATTACGCAACAGGTAAACAGCCCTCTTTATCGTCTCTTGAGTGCTGAACCTAATTCTGAGATGACTGCGTTTAGTTTTTTCGAGACGCTAACTGTTCATCTGAACTTGACCGGCAATGCGTATGCCCAGATCCAACGTAGCAACGGTGTACCAATCGCGCTGTGGCCGCTGCATCCGAGATTGACACGACCTGTACGCCTGCCCTCTGGTGACCTCGCATATGAGACAGAGGACGGTGGACAGAAGCGCATTCTGAAAGCATCCGATGTTCTACATGTTCCCCTCACAAGCTGGGATGGTCTCGTAGGCCTGTCGCCTATTCAACAGGCAGCCCGCGCTATTGGTCTCTCAATTGGGGCTGAAAAATACGGTTCACGATTGTTCCGTAATGGTTCGGTTCCTCTACTTGCGCTGTCTACGGCAGAACGGGTTAAAGCGGAAGATAAGTCTCGCATTAGAGCTGATTTTGAAGCGTTGCAGTCTGGTGACAACCAACATCGTGTTGCAGTGCTCGACCAGAATTTGACTCTTACCAAGATCGGCATCAGCCCTGAAGAAGCGCAGTTTCTAGAGACTCGCGCCTATCAGCGTTCGGACATAGCTGCTATCTACCGTGTACCGGCATCATTCGTTGGCGAACAGCAGAAGATTTCAAACTCCAACATGCAGGAGCAGAACAAAGAGTTTTATGCCTCAACGATTCGTGCTCTGTGCTCTCGCATAGAGGCAGAAATCAATCGAAAGCTGTTTGCTCCAACCTCTGGTCTTGTAGCCAAGTTCGACCTTTCTGAACGCCTTCGTGGTGACTGGGAAAGTGTCGCAGCTGCCGTAACAACGATGCGGCAGTGGTCGATTGCTACAGCGAATGAAGGCAGGCATCTGCTTGGTCTGCCTAGCTTGGACAACCAAGTCTGGGGAGATAGTCTGTTGATCCCCGTCAACATGACTGTTGTATCTGCCACGTCTGGTGAGAAGTTGCTAGACGCTTCGGCTAGTGTTCCTGCTGCTGCTGCTCCCGCGCCTCCTGAAGGCACTATGGCCGATGACGCCACAACAGAAGTAGGTACCAATGATGAACCATAA